Proteins encoded within one genomic window of Rossellomorea vietnamensis:
- a CDS encoding PBSX family phage terminase large subunit produces MKTKQHKISIQKKIGGGYNRFWNNKQFYRVVKGSRGSKKSKNTALNFIHRIMKYSWANLLVVRRYSNTNKQSTYTDLKWAATQLGVAHLFKFNESMPEITYMPTGQKILFRGLDDELKITSITVDVGILSWAWFEEAYQIETEAKFRTVVESIRGKYDDPNFFKQITVTFNPWSERHWLKKVFFDEETREKDTFAITTTFRVNEWLDDVDRARYEDLYRTNPRRARIVCDGEWGVAEGLVFDNFHVVDFNIQQKIKEIQETAHGMDFGFTNDPTTLPSSVVDLKKKELWIYDEHYEKAMLTEEIYKMIVSKGLLKSVITADSAERRLIQELINKGVRRMRASVKGKGSVNQGILFIQGFKVYIHPTCEHTIEEFNTYTFDQDKDGKWLNTPVDTNNHIIDALRYSLEQYHLGVAKKDDTYNALKGLGL; encoded by the coding sequence ATGAAGACTAAGCAGCATAAAATCTCCATCCAAAAGAAGATAGGTGGAGGTTACAATCGATTTTGGAACAACAAGCAGTTCTACCGGGTAGTTAAAGGATCCCGGGGGAGTAAAAAATCAAAGAATACGGCATTAAATTTCATTCATCGTATCATGAAGTATTCCTGGGCGAACTTACTGGTTGTACGGCGTTATTCAAACACAAACAAACAATCCACCTATACTGATTTAAAATGGGCAGCCACGCAATTAGGGGTTGCCCATTTATTTAAGTTCAATGAATCAATGCCGGAGATAACGTACATGCCGACCGGCCAGAAGATCTTGTTCAGGGGTCTAGATGATGAATTAAAAATTACATCAATTACCGTTGATGTTGGGATATTGAGTTGGGCTTGGTTTGAGGAAGCTTATCAAATTGAAACTGAAGCTAAATTTCGTACTGTTGTTGAATCAATCCGGGGAAAATATGATGATCCGAACTTCTTTAAACAGATAACAGTTACTTTTAATCCCTGGTCTGAACGACACTGGCTTAAGAAAGTATTCTTTGATGAAGAGACCCGGGAGAAAGATACGTTTGCCATTACGACGACATTCCGTGTAAATGAATGGCTTGATGATGTTGACCGAGCCAGGTATGAGGACTTATATAGAACTAACCCTAGACGTGCCAGAATTGTTTGTGATGGTGAATGGGGTGTAGCTGAAGGGCTTGTATTTGATAACTTCCATGTGGTTGATTTCAATATTCAACAAAAGATCAAAGAGATTCAAGAAACGGCTCACGGAATGGACTTTGGTTTTACGAATGATCCAACAACTTTGCCAAGCTCTGTTGTTGATCTTAAGAAGAAAGAGCTTTGGATCTACGATGAACATTATGAGAAAGCGATGTTAACCGAAGAAATATACAAGATGATCGTGAGTAAAGGTCTCCTTAAATCAGTCATCACAGCTGACTCTGCTGAGAGGCGTTTGATTCAGGAATTAATTAATAAAGGTGTTCGTAGGATGAGAGCTTCAGTCAAAGGGAAAGGCAGCGTGAATCAGGGGATACTATTCATTCAAGGATTCAAGGTGTACATTCACCCTACATGTGAACATACAATTGAAGAATTTAATACTTATACTTTTGATCAAGATAAGGACGGTAAGTGGCTAAATACACCGGTTGATACAAATAACCATATTATCGATGCTCTCCGTTACAGCCTGGAACAATACCATTTGGGAGTGGCCAAGAAAGACGATACTTATAATGCTTTAAAAGGATTAGGTTTATAG
- a CDS encoding AbrB/MazE/SpoVT family DNA-binding domain-containing protein has product MKATGIVRKIDELGRVVIPKEIRRTQGLNSGTPLEMFLDHGGIVFRPYQSDVTKSNTLTWLENALSDATNQEDMDSISAAISYVRQA; this is encoded by the coding sequence ATGAAAGCAACTGGAATCGTGAGGAAGATCGATGAATTAGGAAGAGTAGTTATTCCTAAGGAAATTAGAAGAACACAAGGGTTGAATAGTGGAACACCATTAGAAATGTTTTTGGATCATGGTGGTATTGTCTTCAGACCTTATCAATCGGATGTAACGAAGAGCAATACGCTCACATGGTTAGAAAATGCTTTGTCAGACGCAACAAACCAAGAAGATATGGATTCCATTTCGGCAGCAATTTCATACGTAAGACAAGCATAG
- a CDS encoding phage portal protein, whose protein sequence is MNHVNDFELGVGTSGDAGKKRRFSKESNIQYTLDSAEELVQETKELSAILKHHIEHQRPRLTVLDDYYLGDNTTISAANRRKEDDKADHRAKHNYAKYVSNFMQGFFVGVPVSVRHKDKSTQEKINEINETIEDAALNADIVLDLSIYGRAYELIHRNQLDQTKVYLSSPLETFLIYDTTIEKNIIAGVRYFSVGYGGQRKIKVILYTDKKIYTYFTSNMGDYNLTLDSKVDHPFGEVPINEHSNNRFRQGDFENVLDLIDLYDAAQSDTANYMTDLNDAMLKILGNVDLDPTEAKKMKEANIIFLKPTQNADGAEGRVEADYIYKQYDVSGSEAYKGRLQTDIHKFTNTPDLNDENFAGQQTGEAMKYKLFGLEQIRINKERLFKRSLNRRYKLINNVMHLASEAGKGEFEGLTYKFTPNLPKSTKEAVDMFNALGGELSQETKLKIIPMIVENPEEEEKRITSERAKQRQSMSSEYMRN, encoded by the coding sequence ATGAATCACGTTAATGATTTTGAGCTTGGAGTAGGTACGAGTGGGGATGCCGGTAAGAAGAGGCGGTTTAGTAAAGAATCAAACATTCAATATACGTTAGATTCTGCAGAAGAGCTGGTGCAAGAGACTAAAGAACTGTCTGCCATATTAAAACATCATATTGAACACCAGCGTCCAAGGCTCACTGTCTTGGACGATTATTATCTCGGGGATAACACAACGATCTCTGCAGCCAACCGCAGGAAAGAAGATGACAAGGCCGATCATAGGGCCAAGCACAATTATGCGAAGTATGTATCTAACTTCATGCAGGGCTTCTTTGTAGGTGTTCCTGTATCAGTTCGTCATAAGGATAAGTCCACTCAGGAAAAAATTAATGAAATCAACGAGACAATAGAAGATGCTGCACTTAATGCAGACATTGTCCTGGATTTATCAATCTATGGTCGGGCATATGAACTGATACATCGGAATCAGCTGGATCAAACAAAAGTATATCTGTCTTCGCCATTAGAAACCTTCTTGATCTATGACACTACGATTGAAAAGAACATAATTGCCGGGGTCCGGTACTTCTCTGTTGGTTATGGTGGCCAACGGAAAATTAAAGTCATCCTCTATACTGACAAGAAAATCTACACGTATTTCACATCGAACATGGGTGACTATAACCTGACGCTTGATAGTAAGGTTGATCATCCGTTCGGGGAAGTCCCGATTAATGAGCACAGTAACAATAGATTCCGCCAGGGGGATTTTGAAAATGTCTTGGACTTGATTGATTTATATGATGCAGCTCAATCTGATACAGCAAACTATATGACCGATCTAAATGATGCCATGCTGAAAATTCTAGGGAATGTAGATTTAGATCCTACTGAAGCGAAAAAAATGAAAGAGGCCAATATCATTTTTCTAAAGCCAACTCAAAACGCTGACGGTGCTGAAGGCCGGGTGGAAGCTGACTATATCTATAAGCAGTATGATGTGTCAGGTAGTGAGGCATATAAAGGCAGACTACAAACGGACATTCATAAATTCACAAATACACCAGACCTGAACGACGAAAACTTTGCCGGCCAACAAACAGGAGAAGCGATGAAGTACAAGTTATTTGGCTTGGAGCAAATACGGATCAACAAAGAACGTTTATTCAAAAGGTCTCTCAATCGTCGTTACAAGTTGATAAACAATGTCATGCACCTGGCGAGCGAAGCAGGTAAAGGTGAATTTGAAGGGTTAACCTATAAATTTACTCCTAACCTTCCTAAGAGCACTAAAGAGGCAGTAGATATGTTTAATGCACTTGGAGGAGAGCTGTCCCAGGAAACGAAACTGAAGATAATACCTATGATTGTAGAAAATCCAGAAGAGGAAGAAAAGAGAATTACAAGTGAAAGGGCAAAACAAAGACAATCGATGTCCTCTGAGTACATGAGGAATTGA
- a CDS encoding XtrA/YqaO family protein, whose protein sequence is MRLSDVEINPSTLKLEIDIMDKEGSFAVVVCDGKAKLTALPIHGETKIVTHQGKVKRVKFDEGEEF, encoded by the coding sequence GTGAGGTTATCAGATGTAGAAATTAACCCTAGTACTTTAAAACTAGAAATTGATATAATGGATAAAGAAGGAAGTTTTGCTGTGGTGGTTTGTGATGGAAAGGCTAAATTAACGGCATTACCTATTCATGGTGAAACAAAGATTGTAACCCACCAGGGAAAAGTGAAACGGGTTAAGTTTGATGAGGGGGAAGAGTTTTAA
- a CDS encoding helix-turn-helix transcriptional regulator, which produces MKVMEGEELASARRRKGITQQQLSLKLPISRESIAKYETGRQRFPKDLRALTAEAIDDEEYYFVRWNESAGDVSIPYLNGDFIEHHPTAMMLLVKKESLEALDHLEKACWYKPVRFQSDTEREEMRKVAFEVLDAAASMINLVALISKEYQFSMIQIFKQWRLTLKARRLQK; this is translated from the coding sequence ATGAAAGTCATGGAAGGGGAGGAGCTTGCTAGTGCGAGAAGGCGCAAAGGTATAACACAACAACAGCTATCACTTAAGCTTCCTATTTCAAGAGAAAGCATTGCAAAGTACGAAACGGGGAGGCAACGCTTCCCTAAAGATTTAAGAGCTCTAACAGCTGAAGCGATCGACGATGAGGAATACTACTTCGTTAGATGGAACGAATCAGCTGGTGATGTATCAATCCCATATCTAAATGGCGACTTCATTGAACATCATCCAACAGCCATGATGCTCCTGGTCAAAAAAGAATCACTAGAAGCTCTAGATCATCTTGAAAAAGCATGTTGGTACAAGCCGGTTAGATTTCAAAGTGATACAGAGCGAGAGGAAATGAGAAAGGTTGCATTTGAAGTGTTGGATGCTGCAGCCAGTATGATCAATCTTGTTGCTCTTATATCCAAAGAATATCAATTCTCCATGATACAGATTTTCAAACAATGGAGATTAACACTAAAGGCACGGAGGCTACAAAAATGA
- a CDS encoding NUMOD4 domain-containing protein, giving the protein MRKEIYKPIIGYEGLYDISETGKVYSHRSKRTLKRCGDEYGFHIVKLNKGGDASNHNVFELWKVAFPVVNDTEFKGTKKIIYR; this is encoded by the coding sequence ATGAGAAAGGAAATATATAAACCGATTATAGGTTATGAAGGACTATACGATATCTCCGAAACTGGAAAGGTGTATTCACACCGATCTAAAAGAACGCTTAAGAGGTGTGGGGATGAATATGGGTTTCATATCGTTAAGTTAAATAAAGGTGGCGATGCATCTAATCACAATGTATTTGAATTATGGAAAGTTGCTTTTCCTGTTGTGAATGATACAGAATTTAAAGGAACTAAAAAAATTATATATAGGTAA
- a CDS encoding HNH endonuclease, with product MNFNKEEQIKKPNTVKKRNPKWERDELILALELYFRHNPNTISAKHQEVLKLSKILNSLPIHGISPEYVNFRNPNGVYMKMSNFLRLDPNYKGKGLERGSKLEEDVWNEFYSNKSKLRDLATNIKASVESKKEEIKFPINEEEEEVFPEGKILFRVHKLRERNVGAVKKKKQQALENNELYCEICQFDFFKTYGEIGKGFIECHHTIPVSEYTEKNNTRLQDLILVCSNCHRMLHRRRPWLNKGDLMKLMEKSSK from the coding sequence ATGAATTTCAATAAAGAGGAACAGATTAAGAAACCTAATACAGTGAAAAAGAGGAACCCTAAATGGGAGAGAGACGAGTTAATTTTAGCTTTGGAATTATACTTTAGACATAATCCCAACACAATAAGTGCAAAGCACCAAGAAGTATTGAAACTAAGCAAAATACTAAATTCACTTCCTATACATGGCATCTCACCTGAATACGTAAATTTCAGAAACCCAAATGGTGTGTATATGAAAATGAGCAACTTTTTGAGGCTCGACCCTAATTATAAGGGTAAGGGTTTAGAAAGAGGATCAAAATTAGAAGAAGACGTATGGAATGAATTTTATTCCAATAAATCAAAACTTCGAGATTTAGCTACAAACATTAAAGCAAGTGTTGAATCTAAGAAGGAAGAAATAAAATTTCCTATTAACGAAGAAGAGGAAGAAGTTTTTCCTGAAGGAAAGATCCTATTTAGAGTTCATAAATTGCGAGAAAGAAATGTTGGGGCTGTTAAAAAGAAAAAACAACAGGCACTCGAAAATAATGAACTTTATTGTGAAATATGCCAGTTTGATTTTTTCAAAACATACGGAGAAATTGGGAAAGGTTTCATTGAATGTCACCATACTATACCGGTATCTGAATATACTGAGAAGAATAATACAAGGTTACAAGATTTAATTTTGGTCTGTTCAAATTGTCATAGAATGTTGCATAGAAGAAGGCCATGGCTTAATAAAGGTGATTTGATGAAGTTGATGGAGAAATCTTCAAAATAA
- a CDS encoding recombinase RecT, with protein MATNQSLKTQLANKNGQAPSTQGSTMKGLLASPSVIKRFEEVLGKRATQFTASILSLYNNEKMLQKAEPMSVISSAMIAATLDLPVDKNLGYAWIVPYGGKAQFQLGYKGYIQLALRTGQYRYINVTPIHEGELNKWNPLTEEIDINFEQRESEAVIGYAAYFELLNGFRKTIYWTREQVEKHRKKFSKSDFGWKNDWDAMAMKTVLKNLLSKWGILSVEMQKAVIEENEDRELKDVTPEEDDNTIEYEVQEEQMKEPVKDSKAKNSKKDSAQDTMDMKFD; from the coding sequence ATGGCCACCAATCAATCTCTTAAAACTCAACTGGCTAACAAGAATGGACAAGCTCCTTCTACACAAGGCTCCACTATGAAAGGGTTATTAGCGAGTCCCAGTGTAATTAAGCGCTTTGAAGAGGTGTTAGGTAAACGAGCAACACAGTTTACCGCCTCTATCCTTAGCCTTTACAACAATGAAAAGATGCTACAGAAAGCTGAGCCTATGTCGGTTATCTCTTCAGCGATGATTGCAGCTACATTAGACCTTCCAGTAGATAAGAACCTAGGGTATGCCTGGATCGTCCCATATGGAGGCAAAGCGCAGTTTCAACTGGGTTATAAAGGTTATATTCAATTAGCTCTTAGAACCGGACAGTACCGGTATATAAACGTCACACCGATTCATGAAGGGGAGTTAAATAAATGGAATCCCCTGACAGAGGAAATCGATATCAATTTTGAGCAAAGAGAATCAGAAGCCGTCATTGGATATGCAGCTTATTTTGAACTACTGAATGGTTTTAGAAAAACCATCTACTGGACCCGAGAACAAGTCGAGAAGCATAGGAAGAAGTTCAGCAAATCCGATTTTGGTTGGAAGAATGACTGGGATGCTATGGCCATGAAAACGGTACTGAAGAACCTCTTATCTAAATGGGGCATCCTCTCAGTCGAAATGCAAAAGGCTGTTATTGAAGAAAACGAGGATCGTGAACTAAAAGATGTTACTCCTGAAGAGGATGATAACACGATTGAATATGAGGTACAGGAAGAACAAATGAAAGAACCCGTAAAAGATTCTAAAGCTAAAAATAGCAAGAAAGATTCAGCTCAAGACACGATGGATATGAAGTTTGATTAA
- a CDS encoding helix-turn-helix domain-containing protein, with the protein MKFQRRLIDFEKIKSLRVNQNLTIDHMSKVLGYDGYNAYYYKENGKRKISAEEIAIIAKVLGVPIETLFFENKITDSVTKFKEVI; encoded by the coding sequence ATGAAATTTCAAAGAAGGCTTATAGACTTTGAAAAGATAAAATCTTTAAGAGTAAATCAAAACCTTACTATTGATCATATGTCAAAGGTTCTTGGGTACGATGGGTACAACGCATATTACTACAAAGAAAACGGAAAAAGAAAGATAAGTGCTGAAGAGATAGCAATCATAGCCAAAGTTTTAGGTGTACCAATAGAAACGCTTTTTTTTGAAAATAAAATTACCGATTCGGTAACTAAATTTAAGGAGGTGATCTAA
- a CDS encoding RusA family crossover junction endodeoxyribonuclease, with protein MIQFTVYGTPVAQGRPRFSSQGGHTRAYDPKKSKDFKKYVKLVAAEHRPKDLIDGPIQLFIRVYKPTLKNFSKKKLAAAEAGELRPVTKPDVDNYVKGIKDACNQIIWKDDSQVVELLASKWYSERPRIEIMVVPIGE; from the coding sequence ATAATTCAGTTTACGGTCTATGGAACTCCCGTAGCCCAGGGACGGCCAAGGTTTAGTTCTCAAGGAGGACATACCAGGGCTTATGATCCTAAGAAATCGAAGGATTTTAAGAAGTATGTGAAGTTGGTTGCTGCAGAACATCGTCCGAAGGATCTGATTGATGGGCCGATTCAATTATTTATCAGAGTGTACAAGCCCACCCTAAAGAACTTCAGCAAAAAGAAATTAGCCGCAGCTGAAGCTGGTGAATTAAGGCCAGTGACTAAGCCTGATGTAGACAACTACGTGAAAGGAATCAAGGATGCTTGCAACCAGATCATCTGGAAGGACGATAGCCAGGTGGTAGAGTTATTAGCAAGCAAGTGGTATAGCGAAAGACCTCGCATTGAAATTATGGTGGTGCCAATTGGAGAATAA
- a CDS encoding terminase small subunit yields MIRITEKQKRFADEYVKSGNISAAYKIAYPNVKKDSAARASGSRLLTKANVRSYIDGRLEELKKKSIAEQDEILQFLTAVMRGEHTEQIPVGIGEGAQQLEDKDPFLKDRVKAAELLGKRYVMWTDKQQVETITPVFVEDVPDED; encoded by the coding sequence ATGATAAGAATTACTGAAAAGCAAAAAAGATTTGCAGATGAGTATGTGAAATCGGGTAATATATCAGCTGCATATAAGATTGCATATCCAAATGTAAAAAAGGATTCAGCTGCTAGAGCATCCGGAAGTAGGCTGCTAACAAAGGCTAACGTGAGATCATATATAGATGGGCGATTAGAAGAATTGAAAAAGAAATCGATTGCTGAACAGGACGAGATTCTTCAATTTCTCACTGCAGTAATGAGGGGAGAACATACGGAACAAATCCCTGTAGGTATTGGTGAAGGTGCTCAACAGCTAGAAGACAAAGATCCTTTCCTTAAAGATCGAGTAAAAGCAGCAGAGCTTTTAGGTAAGCGCTATGTCATGTGGACCGATAAGCAGCAGGTCGAGACCATTACTCCTGTTTTTGTAGAGGATGTACCGGATGAAGACTAA
- a CDS encoding sigma factor-like helix-turn-helix DNA-binding protein produces MENLLLSYRENLSKAKKMFKEASDRDKSLLNGMIRDLQYSIEWMETGRQPGKTRGVERLAAYQRERPFDPLLMQRFFRSQEETYAWEEAENESVISSAEQEMIDDALSVLTTKEKEVYLMSRGHCLSYSQIANYLCISSSSVQTMIERSEKKITRRRYGSLFCLSS; encoded by the coding sequence ATGGAAAACCTTCTTTTAAGCTATAGAGAGAATTTATCAAAAGCTAAAAAGATGTTTAAAGAAGCTTCAGACAGGGATAAATCACTGCTTAATGGAATGATAAGAGACCTGCAATATTCTATTGAGTGGATGGAAACCGGAAGGCAGCCAGGGAAGACAAGGGGGGTTGAGAGATTAGCAGCATATCAAAGAGAAAGACCTTTTGATCCTCTGTTAATGCAAAGGTTTTTTAGGAGCCAAGAAGAAACTTATGCCTGGGAAGAAGCAGAAAATGAAAGTGTAATCTCTTCTGCAGAACAAGAAATGATAGATGATGCCTTATCTGTCCTAACGACTAAAGAAAAGGAAGTATACCTGATGTCCCGTGGACACTGCTTATCATATAGTCAAATCGCGAATTACTTGTGCATCAGCTCAAGCAGTGTTCAAACAATGATTGAACGATCGGAAAAGAAAATTACTAGAAGAAGATATGGTAGTCTCTTCTGTTTGAGCAGTTAA
- a CDS encoding helix-turn-helix domain-containing protein — MSSLGSNIKQLRERENISQKDFAQKLGVSNVVLSRYEKDERKPDYDMLKKIADYFEVSIDFLLGREEKTMAKEDTLEEVNKLVKEYGIEQFGFFDIEKWKDLSQEDIEEIKKHFEYVVFQAKQRNKN, encoded by the coding sequence ATGTCTTCATTAGGAAGTAATATAAAACAGTTGAGAGAACGAGAAAACATTTCACAAAAAGACTTTGCCCAAAAATTAGGAGTTTCCAATGTTGTCCTGTCCCGTTATGAAAAGGATGAGCGAAAACCAGATTACGACATGTTAAAGAAAATTGCTGATTACTTTGAGGTTTCGATTGATTTCTTACTTGGTCGTGAAGAAAAGACAATGGCCAAAGAAGATACACTTGAAGAAGTGAACAAACTAGTTAAGGAGTACGGCATAGAGCAATTTGGCTTCTTTGATATTGAAAAGTGGAAGGATCTTTCCCAGGAAGATATTGAAGAAATTAAGAAGCATTTTGAGTATGTGGTGTTTCAGGCTAAACAGAGAAATAAAAACTAA
- a CDS encoding YqaI family protein, whose translation MLEHPDITRLEKYGYTNMVSQPEHNGIDYFGNEILVGDSIITDPDNGEVILEENLEDYLIEKCKFHFSIAE comes from the coding sequence ATGCTTGAACATCCGGATATCACAAGGTTAGAAAAATATGGATACACCAATATGGTCTCTCAGCCGGAACACAACGGAATTGATTATTTCGGAAACGAGATTTTGGTTGGAGATTCAATTATAACGGATCCAGATAATGGGGAAGTCATCTTAGAAGAAAATTTAGAAGATTACTTGATAGAAAAATGTAAGTTTCATTTTTCAATAGCAGAGTAA
- a CDS encoding YqaJ viral recombinase family protein codes for MPAILATTNDMDRTEWLEMRRRGIGGSDASIILGLNKYKTPFELWLEKTGQVLVEESSSEAAYFGNLFEDMVAKEFEVRMGKKVRKRNAILQHPDHEYIIANIDRKVVGEEALLECKTANQFLAKDWESEEIPESYLVQVQHYLGVLGYPKAYIAVLIGGNKFICKEVDRDEELINIIFEAEKHFWEYHVMGGNPPALDGSSAAEKYLKEKYAKTEKGKSIELQSTHKDRILEYFDLKKTISELEKQKKHIQHDLQHELKEAELGLCSNYEVAWKPIESNRVDSKLLKEKFPNIYKEVTKKSSYRRFDIKEAK; via the coding sequence ATGCCAGCTATTTTAGCAACCACAAATGATATGGATCGTACTGAATGGTTAGAAATGAGAAGAAGAGGGATAGGGGGATCAGACGCTTCAATCATTCTCGGACTTAATAAATATAAAACACCTTTTGAATTATGGCTTGAGAAAACTGGACAGGTCCTCGTTGAAGAATCATCCAGTGAAGCTGCTTACTTTGGAAATCTATTTGAGGATATGGTCGCAAAAGAATTTGAAGTGCGTATGGGGAAGAAGGTACGTAAGAGGAATGCTATCCTTCAGCACCCCGATCATGAGTACATTATTGCTAACATTGATCGGAAGGTTGTTGGGGAAGAAGCGTTGCTCGAATGTAAAACAGCCAATCAGTTCCTCGCAAAAGATTGGGAGAGTGAAGAAATCCCTGAATCGTATTTGGTGCAGGTGCAGCATTACTTAGGGGTCCTTGGGTACCCCAAAGCATACATCGCGGTCTTAATAGGGGGTAACAAGTTTATTTGCAAAGAAGTGGACCGTGACGAAGAATTGATCAACATTATTTTTGAAGCTGAAAAGCATTTTTGGGAATACCACGTAATGGGAGGGAATCCCCCAGCCCTGGACGGATCGAGTGCTGCTGAAAAGTACTTAAAAGAAAAGTACGCCAAGACAGAGAAAGGAAAGTCCATCGAGCTACAGAGTACCCATAAAGATCGTATCCTTGAATACTTTGATTTGAAGAAGACCATTAGCGAGTTAGAAAAACAGAAAAAACATATTCAGCATGACCTGCAGCATGAATTAAAAGAAGCAGAATTAGGGCTCTGCTCGAATTACGAAGTAGCATGGAAACCAATTGAATCAAATAGAGTAGATTCAAAGCTATTAAAAGAGAAGTTTCCGAATATATATAAAGAAGTAACTAAAAAGAGTTCTTATAGACGATTTGATATCAAGGAGGCTAAATAA
- a CDS encoding DnaD domain-containing protein, whose product MNYLKELKAFKDWLLLNDLNTSAIALWHTLMAINNMAGWKERFNAPNSTVEKLTGLSKQGLVNARIKLIENELIEYEKGKKGKAPIYKVKSLVNSVDQSLYQSDTQSVYQYGYQSDDQQLTIPKHKQNKTKLKEDVVDDAPASLNPFQFYEQEGFGILGGYIPQKIVSWCDDLCEELVLEAMKIAVEQGTKKWGYVEAILKNWAQKGIRTLEQSRAEQQQFKEQRTKRTPARNGKVRPIRTERLPDWFEENKTSSQNQQSESSDYDFEKEKAKLEAELLAFKRG is encoded by the coding sequence TTGAATTATTTAAAAGAACTCAAAGCTTTTAAGGATTGGTTGCTACTGAACGATCTTAATACCAGCGCAATTGCGTTATGGCACACATTGATGGCTATAAACAATATGGCTGGCTGGAAAGAACGATTCAATGCTCCCAACTCCACAGTAGAGAAATTGACTGGCCTTTCAAAGCAAGGGCTGGTCAATGCTCGAATAAAGCTTATCGAAAATGAACTGATTGAGTACGAAAAAGGCAAGAAGGGGAAGGCTCCTATTTATAAGGTAAAGTCATTGGTCAACTCAGTTGACCAATCGCTATACCAATCCGATACCCAATCCGTATACCAATATGGATACCAATCCGATGACCAACAGTTGACCATACCTAAACATAAACAAAACAAAACGAAACTAAAAGAAGATGTAGTAGATGATGCCCCTGCATCACTCAATCCGTTTCAGTTTTACGAGCAAGAGGGGTTTGGGATCCTGGGTGGTTATATACCCCAAAAGATTGTGTCCTGGTGCGATGATCTCTGTGAGGAGTTAGTACTTGAAGCTATGAAGATTGCTGTAGAGCAAGGGACGAAGAAATGGGGATACGTAGAGGCCATTCTTAAAAACTGGGCTCAGAAAGGGATTAGGACATTGGAACAGTCTCGAGCTGAGCAACAGCAATTTAAAGAGCAGCGGACCAAACGAACGCCTGCAAGGAATGGCAAGGTGCGGCCAATTCGCACTGAGAGATTGCCAGATTGGTTTGAGGAAAATAAGACTTCCTCGCAGAATCAACAAAGCGAATCTAGTGATTATGATTTTGAGAAAGAAAAGGCAAAGCTTGAGGCGGAGCTTTTAGCATTTAAGAGGGGGTAA